In the Pedobacter cryoconitis genome, AGGGCAATGAATTGAAATCATATCTGCGGTTGTCATCAAAGTATCCAGGTTTACCAAAGTGACATTAGCGGGTGCATTAGCTACTACCGGATCATAAGCAATCACTTTACAACCAAAGCCCTGCATTATTTTTGCAAAAGCGAGCCCGATTTGTCCCAAGCCAAGAATACCCACTGTTTTACCATTCAGGTTAAAACCAATTAACCTTTCTAAAGAGAAATTCCCCTCTCTTACCCTGTTATAAGCCTTATGTGTTTTACGGTTCAAAGTCATCATCATGGCAACCGCATGTTCTGCTACCGCTTCTGGTGAATAAGAAGGCACTCTGTAAACATTTATTCCCAACCCCTTAGCGGAATCAAGATCTACCTGGTTAAAGCCTGCACAACGGAGTACAATCGTATCTGTACCATTCTGATGCAGTATTTCCAATGTTTTTGCATCCACTTTGTCATTCACGAAAACACAAACCCCACGACATCCACTGGCTAAAATTGCCGTATCCGCATTTAAGGCTGGTTCAAGAAAGATAAATTCATGATCAAAATCCTCATTTACAAGATTAAAATACTGTTTATCATAAGATTGTGTACTAAATACGGCTACTTTCATGCTAAATAATTTAAGCTTAATATAAGGTTT is a window encoding:
- a CDS encoding 2-hydroxyacid dehydrogenase, which codes for MKVAVFSTQSYDKQYFNLVNEDFDHEFIFLEPALNADTAILASGCRGVCVFVNDKVDAKTLEILHQNGTDTIVLRCAGFNQVDLDSAKGLGINVYRVPSYSPEAVAEHAVAMMMTLNRKTHKAYNRVREGNFSLERLIGFNLNGKTVGILGLGQIGLAFAKIMQGFGCKVIAYDPVVANAPANVTLVNLDTLMTTADMISIHCPLNDHTHHLINQNRFEQMKRGVMLINTSRGAILDTHAAIEALKQGKLGYLGIDVYEQEDKLFFRDLSESLIEDEQILRLMSFSNVLITAHQGFFTTEALTEIAQTTLQNLDAAESGQSTGNKLT